The Aquipuribacter hungaricus DNA window GTCGCCACGAGGCAGGCGCTGGCCGAGGCCGCCCGGGCCGAGGCAGCCCGGCCCGCGGCCGGCAGCGCCGCGACCGTCGGCGCCGCCCAACCCCAGGCGGACACCCACTCCGCCCCGGGCTGGCTGTCCCTGCCGTTCGAGGGCGCGCGCACCTCGTCGCAGTACGGGTACCGGACCCACCCGGTCCTCGGGTACCGCAAGCTGCACACCGGCACCGACTTCGCGGCGCCGTGCGGCACCCCGATCACGGCCGGCGCCGACGGCACGGTCGTCAGCGCCGGCTGGGGCGGAGGGTTCGGCAACCTCGTGGTCGTCGCGCACGGCGACGTCGGCGGCAGCTCCCTGTCCACGGCCTACGCCCACCAGAGCCGGCTCGCCGTCAGCGCTGGCGAGCAGGTCAGCCGCGGGCAGCTCATCGGGTACGTCGGCACCACCGGCACGTCGACCGGCTGCCACCTGCACCTGGAGGTCCGGGTCTCGGGCACCCCCGTCGACCCGAGGCGCTACCTCTGACATCAGGATCTGCGACGGGTCAGGCCTAGGGGTGCCGGAGCAGGCTGGGGGTCGAGCTGTCCTACGTCGTCCGCCCTTCCTCAGCCAGGGCGGGTGCGGTCCTGCGGACCAGGTAGCGCGACGGCTGGCCGTCGGCAGCCATCAGCCGGGTCTGGGTCCTGGACCAGGGCGAGAACGTGCCGGGGCGGGACCGCACCGCGTCCAGGAGCTCGTCCCAGGTGGTCCAGCGCAGGTCGGCGACCTCGGTCGGGTCGGGGGTGATGGCTGCGGGGTCGACGGCTCGGGCGAGGTAGACGGGGCAGACCTCGTTCTCCACCACACCCTGGTGCTCGGCGCGGTAGCGGAAGCGGGGCAGCACCGGTGCGACGTCGTGCACCTGCAGCCGGAGCTCGGCAGCACCTCGACGGGTGATCGCGTCCCGGTCGGTCTCTCCCGGGCCGGGGTGCCCGCAGACGCTGTTGGTCCACAAGCCCGGGAAGGTCCGCTTGTCCGCGGCCCGGCGGGTGATCAGCAGGCGGTCGTCCGTGTCGAAGACGTAGCAGGAGAACGCCCGGTGCAGGGGAGTCGTCGAGGTGTGCACGGTCGCCTTCGGGGCGAGCCCGACCTCGCGGCCCTCCTCGTCGACCAGCACGACCATCTCGACCGGGCTCACGATGCTCCTCGCTGCCCGCCCGCCGTGACGAGCTGCCCCGCCGCAGGACCTCGGCCGGCCGGCGACAGCCGGGCGCGGTGCGCTCGCGCGAAGTCCGCGACGGTGGTCGCCGGTCGGCCCAGCAGGTCGGGGACGTCGGTGCTGGTCACCCGGCCGCCGTCGTGGCCCCGGCGGACGACGTCGACGAACTGGCGGACCAGCCCTCGGGCCATCCACCGCGGCGTGCCCGCCAGCCGCAGCCCGGCGTAGAACACCGGAGCCGGCAGGTGGAGGTACCGCACCCGGTGGCCCAGGGTCGTGGTGAGGATCTCGGCGACCTCGGGGTAGGACAGCGGCCGGTCCTGGGTCAGGGTGTAGGTCCGCCCCTGGTCGCCGGCGCCGCCCTGCAGGCCGGGTCCGGTGAGGACCCTGGCCGCGACGGCGGCGATGTCGGACACGTCCACCCAGGCGGTGGCGCCGTGCCCGGTGGTCTGCGGCAGCCACCCCCTGCGGATGGCGGCCGCCTCCACGAGCAGGTTCTTGGTGAACGCCC harbors:
- a CDS encoding M23 family metallopeptidase, encoding VATRQALAEAARAEAARPAAGSAATVGAAQPQADTHSAPGWLSLPFEGARTSSQYGYRTHPVLGYRKLHTGTDFAAPCGTPITAGADGTVVSAGWGGGFGNLVVVAHGDVGGSSLSTAYAHQSRLAVSAGEQVSRGQLIGYVGTTGTSTGCHLHLEVRVSGTPVDPRRYL
- the idi gene encoding isopentenyl-diphosphate Delta-isomerase, yielding MSPVEMVVLVDEEGREVGLAPKATVHTSTTPLHRAFSCYVFDTDDRLLITRRAADKRTFPGLWTNSVCGHPGPGETDRDAITRRGAAELRLQVHDVAPVLPRFRYRAEHQGVVENEVCPVYLARAVDPAAITPDPTEVADLRWTTWDELLDAVRSRPGTFSPWSRTQTRLMAADGQPSRYLVRRTAPALAEEGRTT
- a CDS encoding NAD(P)H-binding protein — encoded protein: MPELGTVLVTGATGDIGTLLVHELVQAGVPLRVLVRRPDQVEDHRRRGIDASLGSLDDPGAVRRAMTGVSQLFLLAPNGPEQHTWDRTAIDAAAATGVEHVVRVSTSDASPTSAIPWARDHARADDHLSRSGLSWTRLAPGAFTKNLLVEAAAIRRGWLPQTTGHGATAWVDVSDIAAVAARVLTGPGLQGGAGDQGRTYTLTQDRPLSYPEVAEILTTTLGHRVRYLHLPAPVFYAGLRLAGTPRWMARGLVRQFVDVVRRGHDGGRVTSTDVPDLLGRPATTVADFARAHRARLSPAGRGPAAGQLVTAGGQRGAS